GGACAAATAGAGCTCATGGTGTAAGGAGAAATATATTATCATGGACAGATGATTGCGTGACTAACAGGAAActgagagtagattagattagattacttagtgtggaaacaggcctttcagcccaacaagtccatactgaccctccgaagagcaacccacccagacctattcccctacatttaccccttcccctaacactacatgcaatttagcatggccaattcacctaacctgcacatttttggactgtgggaggaaaccagagcacctggaggatacCCACgtagacttggggagaatgtgcaaactccacacagacagttgcctgaggtgggaattgaacccaggtctctgacgctgtgaggcagcagtgctaaccactgtgccacagtgctgcCAAATAAATTACTCCAAATAAGTACAAATAAATTAGcttttttcaggttggcaagctgtaaccagtggaatgggccaggaatcagtgctggggcctcagCTGTTTGCACCTACCTAAATGACTGAAGAGATGGAGTCAAATTTATAGTTGTTCAATTTGCTATTAATGCAgagataggtaggaaagtaaaTTGTCAGAACATAAAGGATCTACAAAGGGATTTGGGCTCATTAGGCAAAACGTTAGCAGAGAGAGTATAATGTGTAATAGTGTGAACTCGTTCACATTTTGAACTATGTACAGCTTGGATCTCCTTAATTGAGAAAGACAGAATagcattagaagcagttcagagaagagaGGTGACCACATTGTAACATTATGATTCTAAGGAGTAGATGCTGAGATGTTGTCTCCTTCAGACCAGAACCAGAGAATAGAAAAATTTATAAAATAGAATGTGAAAAATAAGGGACTGCAATTTAAGATGGTGATGTGGAGAATTCTTTTCTGAGGGTTGTTGCTGTGTGAAATTCTCTTCCATTTAATCAAATGGCAGAGCTGACTTGACAGGCTGGAAAACCTATTTTTAATTTGTATGTTTGAAAGATTAAATTCAAGGTATGAAATCTAAAATTAACAAGTTCAGAGTTCGTTTATCCTGGTTACTGTGAAGAAAATGATCAAATATATGTATCTACAGTAAAAGCAAAACTAGATTCTGATATTATTCCATGAACAGCACCTTCAAGTTGCTTCAAATACACTGCGCCATAGAGACAGACATTTTGCCCAGCATTCGAATGCACTGTAAAGGTCTGCATGAACAGTTCATCTGATTCAAGTCTTCAAAATTCTTGATATACTGATGATGTGCAATTGAACAGTTCAGTTGAGGTAGTAGGGCtgcatgattttttttaaaaaaaagagattgaggttGGTCATAAAAACAACTGTCTCAGGTGGTGATTGATCCATGGAAGAACAATGCAGGAGGTGGCAATGAGGAATGTGGATTGTATTTCTAACAAAATTGTAATTCTCCCCATCACCATTTTAAATTAGAGTCCCTTATTTTTCtgattctattttatctttttttttataATATGGTTGTGGTCTGAGGGAGACAACATCTCAGCATCTACTCCCTAGAATCATATATATTACAATGgtgatcacctctcagtcttctaaattgaTATAGGCCTAGTCATTCCTCCTAAAGTAACCCCGTATTCTCCAGAATCAATTGAGTGAACTTCTCTGAAATGCTTCTAATGTTATTCTgtcctttctcaaataaggagacccaAACTGTACGCAGTTCAAAAGATTGAGGCGGAAGATAGGTAAGATTTGGGACACTTAACCACTCAGTCAAGGCCTTTCAGGATTTTCCAGTGAGGGATTCTAAGGAATCTTGGACAGTTTCTTGAATTGGTTACATgtcttttcttttaactcacagGGAGGGGGATAGCTAGGAATGGTCCTTTGTTAAAAAGACAAGTTCTAGGAGTCCTAGTGACTGTTTATTCAAAGTGTATCACATAAGACAATAAAATATGACAGAAACTGCTAAGCTTAAGGGCTACTTGATGTACCTGATTTTAGAGAAGGGAACAGGACCTAGGTTCTCTGAAGGGGTTGCTTCCTGCAGGTAATCCTACCAGCAATGCATCTTTACAGGCATTCTGGACGCAATACTGCTGGAGTTCTGTGGCAGCTTGTGAAACCTGTATTTAAAACAAAGATTGTCTGATTGCATTTCACGcacaaaagcagaggagaaagatAAATTATAATTTATGTGGCATCAACTTAATTCCCACAATTTGCTCACCTATCTATTCAAACCTGGTTTTCACATTCTCAGCAATTTGCACCCAGCTTGTTCTGTTGGTGTGAGACCAGAAGTCATTTGAAGTTTTAGATTTATGTCTCACATTGTGAATATCGATCTAAAGCTACAACCCACTGCCAATGTGAATAAGTGTCTCTTTATGAATATTGACCAGAACACCAGTAATAGCTTCCCATTCTTCTCTGACAGTTCCATGGGATCTTTTATGCCCACTCGAGCAAGCAGATAGATCCTCAGACGAGCAACTCAGAAAGACAGCATCTTCAATATGTAATGCCAGTGCATCTTTATGTTCAAACACAAATGGGAACAATGCAATTTTTCCTCAGTTTTTTTCTTTGAGAATGTTTCCACCAGGTTTTgaaccaaggatttttcatgcgaTTGGCAAACAGGAGAACTACACTACTACAGAAACAAATATGTTAGTTCGTTATCCAAAgagtgttttctcttttttttccttcAGAGTGATCTGGGTATCAAAGAGTGCTTTCTCCCCTGAATGCCTGACCTAGAGATACTTGACCTTAATTTGTTAATTAAACAGCTACTTAAAGGGGTCTTATGAAGCAACAGCAGTACCCTGACCTGTGGGACAGAAGGTCTGAGTTTAAATCTCATCTACTCCAGGCATGTGATCGCATGCCTGAACAGTTGTTTAAACGCAACTACCTGGGTCTTTAAACTCTGGAATTCACTCCTTAAACCCTTTTGCCTTCTTATCAAGCTCCCCTTCTTTAAAACATTCCTCTAACTCTACTTCTTTGGCAAAGCTTTTGGTCCCTGAGTAGATCATTATGGAGCTGTGTTAAATTGCATTTGATAACCACTCCTGTGAAACAGCTCGAGATGCTTTACAACATTAAAGGTGCGACATAAATGCAAGTAGTTGTTCACTTAGCTGATTCCAGTGTGTTTATTTTTGCCCTTTAGTGTGTGTTCTAGTCTCTCTTTTGACTTGCCCTACTACAAATTTCTCCACTGCAGAAATTGGAATTTTGTGCCAGTTTCACCTTTAACAGaaaaaaagcaaagaactgtggatgcgaaaacaaaaacagaaatcgctggtgaaactcagcaggtctggcagcatgttcagggagaaagcagagttaacattgtgagtctggtgactcttcatcagaatttcTTTAACAGTAATGTTTTTCTTCAAGCTTTGGCAGTACATCCCCAAAACGTCAGCACTGAACACACAAGACTGAAGCTCCCCTTTAATTGTGATTTGACAAAAGTGCAAACTAGAAGCAGCTAGAACTCCAAAGACGTCAATGATGCACATTATGCATTTTAGTGCCTTTATGTTTTTGGCAGATGCAGAGCCAGGGATTCAGATCCCAGTCAAAATGTTAGGGACACATCTGAAGCAAATACTGATCAACTGAAGTCTGCCATAACAATGTTGCAGAAAGGGGAAAACCAGTCCTGAAAGATCAATTCTGATTCTGATGCATCTAAGTCATACAATAAAGCTCAGTGCGATGCTGAGTTTAACTCCAGGTTTAACCTACATTCCTTGCAGTATGCCCAAAGCCAAAAAATTGTGTACTGCAAACTTAAAAAAACAATTCTTGGTAAAGCAACGTCACAGAGGCAATAGCTCCCTGTTAAAAGTTTTTCAAGGAAAACATGACTCACCGAGAGTGAGTCACATACACAAAATTTATACGTAATGAACTAATGTATTTCTACAGCTCACATTTACAACTCCACACAGTTTGTGGATCACCCAAAGCTAATCACTGAAATATTTATGAATTATTGCTTGAATTATTGAATGATATCCTTCAAAAGGTGGGCTTTTGGCTCATTGTGCGTGTTCCAGATGTTTGAAAGAACTATCCAATTCGACCAACTGCTTGTGCTCCTTCTACATAGCACAGGCATCATTCTTCTACATATTCCCATTGcaaagtcactttctgttccacTTGTGCCTGTTTTCCTTAACAGTAAATCACTTCGCAACCAAGTCTTACTCTGGTGTTTTTAAGTTCTACGCAGAATGGTTTAAGTTTCTGGGCT
The DNA window shown above is from Chiloscyllium punctatum isolate Juve2018m chromosome 2, sChiPun1.3, whole genome shotgun sequence and carries:
- the gng10 gene encoding guanine nucleotide-binding protein G(I)/G(S)/G(O) subunit gamma-10; the protein is MSTNSNVSSMQRMVEQLKFEAGIERMKVSQAATELQQYCVQNACKDALLVGLPAGSNPFREPRSCSLL